Proteins encoded within one genomic window of Glandiceps talaboti chromosome 3, keGlaTala1.1, whole genome shotgun sequence:
- the LOC144453890 gene encoding uncharacterized protein LOC144453890 translates to MWQNQQWQAQQWGMPMQQGGEVDWAVLAQQWIQAKEAQEKGMPDGPPVGENNSQDGQPPLPPGGADGQFTQPNMQYGWGPGWAPPVGGWPPPAEVKDGQPQTFDYGHGVQTYNHSQPPVEPTVPMQSFDYNHQSMEGNQYNYQQYGGPSEYNNQYWSGGDDSRGSGGDIPFRDYNRDRRTRSPPSSPPPSSEPTPVLDTAKRKLLPAWIREGLEKMEKEKQKKLEKVQQEKERKERLEAQKKEEQEMMNQARVAQGLPPKSKYDSEESDEEHEGGKSDHHSDQSDEEAEMKKSSRDSSSPGQRRSRFHSPPPEEEPKSELERQQELVIKTRRMLTEILLEVTSEEMESVAEEVYTKALRRAPAKQLSQSRALASITGLGVAAYGSASEDEEEDDTDSDEELQERIRQKQLAFQKKQESLQESSEEEEEVEEEEGDKNEKREEEREDRNHNEKSELELPQKKLLSPVKETKPFLKLPEDYDRSSIPFLESALKSPELKSPVGDKDRMKSKLKRSVSKQDKKRDSESDSDSGSSSSSSSNSSTSSRSSSSPTPKKSRNRNRSYSRSRSNSRSRDRRRSRSQSRNRERDRESDRYRSRDKRRKRDRSRSYDRSYDRQSSRRRSRSRDRYKKRDRERDRERERHRRRSKDRDYDKYRSDSYESTSSRTRSKKRKYSSRRSRSKSRSPRKDSYRSSRRSRSTSRSRKKRKHKEKRHSRSISSESDSRSSSRERSRKSRRSYSKDKDSDSSSSRLKAKSKKSKKRSRSKSPRYSSSSKKDRRRGYSRESSLERSHGSRSGKKSSRKRKSRSRSRSATPREY, encoded by the exons ATGTGGCAAAATCAGCAGTGGCAGGCCCAGCAATGGGGAATGCCTATGCAACAAGGTGGAGaag TCGACTGGGCTGTGCTGGCACAACAATGGATCCAAGCCAAAGAGGCTCAGGAGAAGGGAATGCCTGATGGGCCTCCAGTAGGTGAGAACAATTCACAGGATGGACAGCCACCACTGCCACCAGGTGGTGCAGATGGTCAGTTTACTCAACCCAACATGCAGTATGGATGGGGACCAGGATGGGCACCACCAGTTGGTGGATGGCCTCCCCCTGCAGAAGTGAAAGATGGCCAGCCACAGACATTTGATTATGGTCATGGCGTTCAGACTTACAATCATAGTCAGCCTCCTGTTGAACCAACAGTGCCCATGCAGAGTTTCGATTACAATCACCAATCTATGGAAGGAAATCAATATAACTATCAACAG TATGGTGGTCCTAGTGAGTATAATAATCAGTACTGGAGTGGTGGTGACGACAGTAGAGGTAGTGGTGGAGATATACCTTTCAGAGACTACAACAGAGACAGAAGAACCAGGTCACCTCCATCCTCCCCACCTCCATCAAGTGAACCTACacctgtactag ACACTGCCAAAAGGAAATTACTACCTGCTTGGATTCGGGAAGGACTGGAGAAAAtggaaaaagaaaaacaaaagaagctTGAAAAGGTGCAACAAGAGAAAGAAAGGAAAGAGAGATTGGAAGCTCAGAAGAAGGAAGAGCAAGAGATGATGAACCAAGCTAGGGTTGCACAGGGACTACCACCTAAATCTAAATAT GATTCTGAAGAATCTGATGAGGAACATGAAGGAGGCAAATCTGATCACCATAGTGACCAAAGTGATGAAGAGGCAGAGATGAAAAAGTCTTCTAGAGATTCTTCTTCTCCGGGGCAGAGGAGATCTAGGTTTCATTCTCCTCCTCCTGAAGAAGAACCTAAAAGTGAATTGGAAAGGCAGCAAGAATTG GTGATTAAAACTCGTCGCATGTTGACCGAGATATTATTGGAAGTAACAAGTGAAGAGATGGAAAGTGTTGCTGAAGAAGTCTATACAAAGGCCCTGAGAAGGG CACCTGCAAAGCAGCTCTCCCAGTCAAGAGCACTGGCTTCTATCACAGGACTGG GTGTGGCAGCTTATGGTTCAGCAAGTGAAGATGAGGAAGAAGATGACACAGACAGTGATGAAGAGTTACAGGAAAGAATAAGACAAAAACAATTAGCATTTCAAAAGAAACAAGAAAGTCTTCAAG AATCAAGCGAGGAAGAGGAGGAGGTGGAGGAAGAAGAAGGAGATAAAAATGAGAAACGGGAGGAGGAACGAGAAGATAGGAATCATAATGAGAAATCAGAGTTAGAGTTGCCGCAAAAGAAACTTTTGAGCCCTGTGAAAGAAACCAAACCATTTCTTAAACTACCAGAGGACTATGATCGTAGTAGTATACCTTTCCTTGAGAGTGCTTTAAAGAGTCCAGAACTAAAAAGTCCAGTCGGTGATAAGGATAGGATGAAATCTAAATTAAAGAGAAGTGTATCTAAACAAGATAAGAAAAGAGACAGTGAGTCCGACTCTGATAGtggcagtagtagtagtagtagcagtaatAGTAGCACTAGCAGCAGAAGTAGTAGCTCACCAACACCCAAGAAAAGTAGGAATCGTAATAGGTCGTACTCTAGAAGTCGTAGCAATTCTCGCAGTAGGGATAGGCGGAGGTCAAGATCACAGAGTCGGAATAGGGAAAGGGATAGGGAAAGTGATAGGTATAGAAGCAGAGACAAGAGAAGGAAAAGGGATAGGTCCAGGTCATATGACCGTAGCTATGATAGACAGTCATCAAGAAGACGGAGTAGAAGTAGGGATAGGTACAAGAAAAGGGATAGAGAACGGGATAGGGAACGGGAAAGGCATCGCAGAAGGAGTAAAGATAGGGATTATGACAAATATAGAAGTGACAGTTATGAAAGCACATCATCTAGAACAAGATCTAAGAAACGTAAATACAGTAGCAGACGTTCACGCTCAAAGAGTCGATCACCTAGGAAAGACTCATATCGTTCTTCTCGTCGTAGTCGCAGTACGTCACGTTCCAGAAAAAAGAGGAAACACAAGGAAAAGCGTCACAGCCGAAGCATCTCTTCCGAAAGTGATAGTAGATCATCTTCCAGGGAAAGGTCAAGAAAGAGCCGCAGGTCATATTCTAAAGATAAAGATAGTGACAGTTCCTCCTCCCGATTGAAGGCAAAGTCAAAGAAAAGCAAGAAGAGAAGTCGTTCCAAGTCTCCAAGGTACTCAAGCTCAAGCAAGAAAGATCGTCGCCGTGGTTATTCACGTGAAAGTTCACTGGAACGGTCACATGGAAGCAGGTCTGGTAAGAAGTCAAGTCGCAAACGCAAGTCTAGATCCAGATCAAG ATCGGCCACACCAAGAGAATACTAA
- the LOC144432856 gene encoding ubiquinone biosynthesis O-methyltransferase, mitochondrial-like, with product MSLRTFCNFCLRLGRQRLDGTNLIRPTLSNLRRSVSVTKVPSRCVYILSDDPLLDEQKNQTKTTEEEVKKFQQFSQVWWNETGDMEALHLLNRLRVPLIRDGLLQEDGRSAEGPLPLQGYRVLDVGCGGGILSEPLGRLGANVTGIDLSEELIDVAELHSLHDPLVTQNVKYVCGAIEDLLATEMENYDAVVASEVLEHIVDLRSFVEVCCDMVKPGGSLFITSINKTAMAYALAVVAAETFNIVPKGSHEWDKLVSLQELEALLEGNGFQVRLVHGSIYNPVCKKWSWIPSTSGNFAVHAVKRSMPAVDDTIVEEPIDTQEPQKESTST from the exons ATGTCTCTCAGAACTTTTTGCAATTTTTGCCTCCGTCTTGGAAGACAGCGACTTGATGGGACTAATCTGATAAGACCAACCCTTTCCAACTTGCGGAGAAGTGTCTCAGTCACCAAAGTTCCTTCACG ATGTGTCTATATTTTGAGTGATGATCCTTTATTGGATGAACAGAAAAATCAAACCAAAACAACGGAAGAAGAGGTCAAAAAATTCCAACAGTTTTCCCAAGTTTGGTGGAATGAGACTGGTGATATGGAAGCCTTACATCTTCTGAATAGATTAAGAGTTCCACTTATACGGGATGGTCTTCTTCAAGAGGATGGACGGTCAGCAGAAGGACCACTTCCTCTCCAAGGATATCGAGTACTTGATGTTGGATGTGGAGGAGGGATCCTAAGTGAG CCCCTGGGTAGGTTAGGTGCTAATGTGACTGGTATTGATCTGTCAGAAGAACTCATTGATGTTGCAGAACTTCATTCACTTCATGATCCACTGGTAACTCAGAATGTTAAATATGTGTGTGGTGCTATTGAAGATTTATTGGCTACAGAGATGGAGAATTATGACGCTGTTGTTGCATCTGAGGTCCTTGAACATATTGTCGATCTAAGGTCCTTTGTTGAAGTTTGTTGTGATATGGTTAAG CCTGGTGGTTCTTTATTTATAACAAGCATTAACAAGACTGCCATGGCCTATGCATTGGCAGTAGTTGCTGCTGAAACTTTCAACATTGTACCAAAAGGATCACATGAATGGGACAAGTTAGTTAGCCTGCAGGAACTTGAAGCTCTTCTCGAAGGCA ATGGTTTTCAAGTTCGTTTGGTGCATGGTAGTATTTACAACCCAGTGTGCAAGAAGTGGTCCTGGATTCCAAGCACCAGTGGTAACTTTGCAGTCCATGCAGTGAAAAGAAGCATGCCAGCTGTGGATGATACAATAGTAGAGGAACCTATAGACACACAAGAACCACAGAAAGAGAGTACTAGTACATAA
- the LOC144433401 gene encoding microtubule-associated tyrosine carboxypeptidase 1-like: MKKKKKSKKSGRLRIRVRITPNRTSTTIKTYDATPKRFTSKIDPLNLEEQKQRFLKYGLVPRFELRYSPDRMQDIINTKRAQIRFLYLKDARRVLDHVSEKFGYGEDFLTASFGKRISSAQATPLLSEYLKLNMVDGMLSVGWTKDLSCSGRMAMTGPNTRLNKPEARKFSLWLKDSVDNAYLRERGITCLADHEIGTHFFRSLNDGLQPWYSSRDRFGLRSVKSQPLLETEEGLATINTHFQAKIPFLFMPALVYYTSCKATEMTFEELYDHLQHYVQNPEQRWKHVMRVKRGLENPNDLGGYGKDQCYFAGAVEILRNIDNIDFPLLYAGKLCVDETSRVKRIARMECIKLPHFLQNVDKYKKRLRFMARLNGLIPEDERQSSRSRSTKNRKVSSSMSSTSSLVPRASLSSRSSSSPLPKLPTDSPVLKTPSPPPSIPPLRSMSPLKSASPARRLLDRRTQSPQKLTSMDGSQECSQSDLHCSEDGYLRRNDSIPTISISIA; encoded by the exons atgaagaaaaaaaagaaatccaAGAAAAGCGGGCGTTTACGCATCAGAGTCCGAATAACACCCAACCGAACGAGTACTACAATAAAAACTTACGATGCCACGCCAAAAAGATTCACATCCAAGATTGATCCTCTGAATCTAGAGGAACAGAAACAACGGTTTCTAAAATATGGTTTGGTGCCGAGGTTTGAACTAAGATACTCACCAGACAGAATGCAGGATATAATTAATACAAAAAGAGCACAGATTAGATTTCTGTACTTAAAGGATGCAAGAAGAGTACTCGATCATGTGTCAGAAAAATTTGGATATGGTGAGGATTTTTTAACTGCATCATTTGGAAAGAGAATCTCTTCTGCCCAAGCAACACCTTTATTGAGTGAATATTTGAAACTCAATATGGTGGATGGTATGCTATCAGTTGGCTGGACCAAGGATCTCTCTTGCAG CGGGAGGATGGCTATGACAGGACCTAACACAAGGCTGAATAAACCTGAAGCAAGAAAGTTTTCATTGTGGTTGAAGGACTCAGTTGATAATGCATATCTCAGAGAACGTGGAATTACATGTCTGGCTGATCATGAGATTGGAACACACTTT TTCCGGTCATTGAATGATGGTTTACAACCATGGTATTCAAGTAGAGATAGGTTTGGTCTGAGAAGCGTCAAGTCACAACCACTGCTGGAGACAGAGGAAGGCTTGGCTACCATCAACACTCACTTCCAAGCTAAAATACCATTCTTGTTTATGCCAGCTTTAGTTTATT ATACCTCATGTAAAGCCACTGAAATGACATTTGAAGAACTCTATGACCACTTGCAACATTATGTACAAAATCCTGAACAACGCTGGAAACATGTGATGCGAGTCAAGCGTGGTTTAGAAAACCCCAATGACCTGGGTGGATACGGCAAAGACCAGTGCTACTTTGCAG GTGCCGTTGAAATCCTTCGTAATATCGACAACATTGATTTCCCATTGTTGTATGCTGGTAAGCTGTGTGTAGATGAAACAAGTCGTGTTAAGAGAATAGCAAGAATGgagtgtatcaagttaccacaCTTCTTACAGAATGTTGACAAGTACAAGAAACGACTGCGATTCATGGCACGCTTGAACGGCTTGATCCCCGAAGACGAGAGACAATCATCAAGATCAAGGTCAACCAAAAACAGGAAGGTATCATCATCGATGTCATCGACGTCAAGTTTGGTACCAAGGGCAAGTTTATCAAGCCGTAGTTCCAGCAGTCCTTTACCGAAACTGCCGACCGATTCACCAGTACTGAAAACGCCATCACCGCCACCATCTATTCCACCACTTCGATCCATGTCACCGCTAAAAAGTGCATCACCTGCAAGACGTCTACTGGACAGGAGGACACAGTCACCACAAAAGTTGACATCCATGGATGGGTCACAAGAATGCTCTCAGAGCGATCTGCATTGTTCTGAGGACGGGTACTTGAGGCGTAATGACAGCATTCCTACTATATCCATCAGCATTGCCTAA